In a single window of the Bacillus clarus genome:
- a CDS encoding MOSC domain-containing protein: MKKSYKLMSLNLGMPKEVMYGGKLIQTGINKLQVSEPIFLSSLKFNGDGQADLVHHGGVDKAVCVYSGDHYRYWEKELNRKLVYGAFGENITVQGMLEEDVCIGDVFQLGEAIVQVTQPRQPCFKLAKKYDTPKLPLYFQNTGYTGFYFRVLKEGWVSPVDALKQLEPDSKGISIAFANRIMHKEKEDLQGVRRVLEVNALSASWRNTFEKRLKGEVTSSKERLEGVKE; this comes from the coding sequence ATGAAAAAATCATATAAATTGATGTCTCTTAATTTAGGGATGCCAAAAGAAGTGATGTATGGTGGGAAATTAATTCAAACTGGCATTAATAAATTACAGGTAAGTGAGCCTATCTTTTTATCATCATTAAAATTTAATGGAGATGGGCAAGCGGATTTAGTTCATCATGGAGGAGTAGATAAAGCAGTTTGTGTTTATTCTGGTGATCATTATCGGTATTGGGAAAAAGAATTGAACAGGAAACTTGTATATGGGGCCTTTGGAGAGAATATAACAGTACAGGGTATGCTTGAAGAAGATGTTTGCATAGGTGATGTATTTCAACTTGGAGAGGCAATCGTACAAGTAACTCAGCCAAGGCAACCTTGCTTTAAATTAGCAAAGAAGTATGATACCCCAAAATTACCACTTTACTTTCAAAATACAGGATATACGGGGTTTTATTTTCGAGTATTAAAAGAGGGGTGGGTATCGCCAGTGGATGCTCTGAAGCAGCTCGAACCTGATTCAAAAGGTATTTCAATTGCATTTGCGAATCGTATTATGCATAAAGAAAAAGAAGACTTGCAAGGGGTAAGAAGAGTTTTGGAAGTAAATGCTCTTTCAGCTAGTTGGAGAAATACATTTGAAAAGCGTTTAAAAGGGGAAGTGACTAGTTCAAAAGAGCGGCTGGAAGGCGTTAAAGAGTGA
- a CDS encoding DUF3983 domain-containing protein, producing MGKHKKRKIKKAIARRAKLVDKYQFDNAWRNIFVKSGFLNK from the coding sequence ATGGGAAAGCATAAAAAACGGAAGATAAAGAAGGCAATCGCTCGTAGAGCTAAGTTAGTCGATAAATACCAATTTGATAATGCTTGGAGAAACATATTTGTCAAAAGTGGATTCTTAAATAAGTGA
- a CDS encoding LysR family transcriptional regulator: MISIELRQLEYFSAVAKELHFTKAAEKLNISQPSLSQQIRALEHEIGMPLFDRIGKKTSVTEAGKILLSHSKAIFQEVEQARAAILDLHGLEQGKLTIGSLLTVVNYLLPPTILNFNKLYPNIELSILGLRTGEIRKRLLQNELDIGITFLPVQDKEVISIPLYQSELTLVVPVGHELTKCNSVSFEVLQNYPIILLPSNFHLTELITSHCQNFNFTPKPILEISTMESLIQMVSKGMGITALPKPYIDFLQNEHIQAIKIENPTPKIEIGLIYRKEKYMNAATREFIEQLKRSVHSFQK; encoded by the coding sequence GTGATTTCAATCGAATTACGACAATTAGAATATTTTTCAGCTGTTGCAAAAGAATTACATTTTACAAAAGCAGCCGAAAAATTAAATATTTCACAACCTTCACTTAGTCAACAAATACGTGCGTTAGAACATGAAATTGGCATGCCACTTTTCGATCGAATTGGTAAAAAAACATCTGTAACTGAAGCTGGAAAGATTTTATTATCACATAGTAAAGCGATTTTTCAAGAAGTAGAACAAGCACGTGCTGCCATTTTAGATTTACACGGACTAGAACAAGGAAAACTAACAATCGGTTCTTTATTAACAGTCGTAAATTATTTATTACCACCAACCATTTTGAATTTCAACAAACTATATCCCAATATTGAACTTTCCATATTAGGTCTTCGTACTGGAGAAATTCGCAAAAGATTATTGCAAAATGAATTAGATATCGGTATTACATTTCTCCCAGTACAGGACAAAGAAGTTATTTCTATTCCACTTTATCAAAGTGAACTTACTTTAGTCGTACCGGTTGGTCATGAATTGACAAAATGTAATAGTGTATCATTTGAAGTGTTACAAAATTATCCAATCATCCTTCTACCTTCAAATTTCCATTTAACTGAACTAATTACATCGCATTGTCAAAATTTTAATTTTACACCGAAACCAATTTTAGAAATCAGTACGATGGAATCTTTAATTCAAATGGTTTCAAAAGGAATGGGAATTACTGCTTTACCAAAACCATATATAGATTTTCTACAAAATGAGCATATTCAGGCGATTAAGATTGAAAACCCTACCCCAAAGATTGAAATTGGGCTTATTTATCGAAAAGAGAAATATATGAATGCAGCTACACGTGAATTTATCGAACAGTTAAAAAGAAGCGTACATTCTTTTCAAAAATAA
- a CDS encoding ERCC4 domain-containing protein, with protein sequence MPAVHYKYTDTELKAILKTLEIIVDTREQKNTHVLDYFRKKKVDFKIRGMKTADYSAMIPSNPEMGITRDVYLSAGIERKNGVDELVQSIKDRTRFENELIRASKNPFVLIVEDLQGYQKILKGEYTSRYKPESLLGSLKTFEVRYGFSTVFIDPITTGNYIYHHFLYMARELLKKGFI encoded by the coding sequence ATGCCAGCAGTTCACTATAAATATACGGATACAGAATTAAAAGCAATCCTTAAGACATTAGAAATCATTGTAGATACAAGGGAACAAAAGAACACTCATGTACTTGATTATTTTAGAAAAAAGAAAGTAGATTTTAAGATTCGTGGAATGAAAACCGCTGATTATTCAGCAATGATTCCAAGTAATCCAGAAATGGGAATCACTCGTGATGTTTATTTAAGTGCTGGGATTGAAAGGAAAAACGGTGTAGATGAATTAGTTCAATCGATTAAAGATCGGACACGTTTTGAAAATGAATTGATTCGCGCTTCTAAAAATCCATTTGTTTTGATTGTGGAAGATTTACAAGGATACCAGAAAATATTGAAGGGTGAGTATACAAGTAGATACAAGCCTGAATCATTGTTGGGTAGTCTTAAAACTTTCGAAGTACGATATGGATTTTCTACAGTTTTTATTGATCCTATCACTACTGGAAATTACATTTATCATCATTTCTTATATATGGCGCGTGAATTATTGAAAAAAGGATTTATTTAA
- a CDS encoding recombinase family protein, whose translation MIFGYARVSTKKQSLDMQLDELKRFGCEEIVTEKESGAKKDRIELQSLLGKLRKGDTLVVYKLDRLGRTMHQLVNLLQEFNEKGIHFVSIKDGIDTSTTVGRFLFHIFGAMAEMEREVINERVISGVAAAKARGREGGRKKAHTLQQIEGMLKMIEQGESKVAVCEMFNVSRATLYRYIRENENNKTNLK comes from the coding sequence ATGATATTTGGATATGCGCGTGTTTCAACGAAAAAGCAAAGTTTGGATATGCAATTAGACGAATTGAAACGTTTTGGTTGTGAGGAAATCGTCACAGAAAAAGAAAGTGGAGCTAAAAAAGACAGGATTGAGCTTCAATCACTTCTTGGAAAGCTTCGAAAAGGTGATACATTAGTTGTTTATAAACTAGATCGTTTAGGAAGAACAATGCATCAGCTTGTTAATTTGCTTCAAGAGTTCAATGAAAAAGGTATTCACTTTGTATCTATTAAAGATGGTATTGATACATCTACAACAGTGGGAAGATTTTTATTCCATATATTTGGTGCAATGGCTGAAATGGAGCGGGAAGTTATTAATGAACGTGTTATAAGTGGTGTAGCTGCTGCTAAGGCAAGAGGACGCGAAGGTGGCAGAAAGAAAGCCCATACGCTACAACAGATTGAAGGGATGCTGAAAATGATAGAACAAGGTGAATCGAAAGTAGCAGTATGTGAGATGTTTAATGTTTCAAGAGCAACCTTGTACAGATATATAAGGGAAAATGAAAACAATAAAACAAATTTAAAGTAG
- a CDS encoding CHRD domain-containing protein codes for MFFAKLRGENEVPPVETDARGEAFFKLSRDQLRLKFKLDLFDIENVVVAHLHLGAKGTNGPVVAFLFGPITNPVSIECATLTGTITQEELVGPLAGQTLDDLVEEINSGNIYINVHTVQYPNGEIRGQLYHC; via the coding sequence ATGTTCTTTGCAAAGTTACGTGGTGAGAATGAAGTTCCACCAGTAGAAACAGATGCTCGAGGAGAAGCATTCTTTAAATTAAGCCGAGACCAACTAAGACTAAAATTCAAGCTAGATTTATTTGATATAGAGAATGTAGTAGTTGCTCATCTGCATTTAGGAGCGAAGGGAACGAACGGTCCTGTTGTAGCTTTTTTATTTGGTCCTATAACAAATCCGGTTTCGATTGAGTGTGCAACTTTAACTGGAACAATTACTCAAGAAGAATTGGTTGGTCCATTGGCTGGTCAAACATTAGACGATCTAGTAGAAGAAATTAATTCTGGAAATATTTATATTAATGTTCATACCGTACAATATCCTAATGGCGAAATTCGTGGTCAATTGTATCATTGCTAA
- a CDS encoding Thoeris anti-defense Tad2 family protein, which translates to MMYTSILKRDLSYSDALNVLMVGKKVTRSIWEGYWFLTRKAQVTETKDDDYVRSFDLNPTIFAVLKDMSGVAPAQPYQGDMLANDWMIVE; encoded by the coding sequence ATGATGTATACTTCCATTTTAAAGCGTGATTTAAGCTATTCTGACGCTCTAAATGTATTAATGGTAGGTAAGAAGGTAACTCGCTCTATATGGGAAGGATACTGGTTTTTAACCCGTAAAGCACAGGTGACTGAAACGAAAGATGATGATTATGTAAGAAGTTTTGATTTAAATCCAACTATTTTCGCAGTGCTAAAAGATATGAGCGGTGTAGCACCTGCTCAACCGTATCAAGGCGATATGTTGGCAAACGATTGGATGATTGTAGAGTAA
- a CDS encoding exosporium leader peptide-containing protein, which translates to MSKEKKLNSSEILRAAALDPNLIGPTLPPIPPFTLPTSPIGPTGSTGPTGNTGPTGPTGSTGPTGPTGPTGPTGPTGPTGPTGPTGPTGPTGPTGPTPFSAFRAIKNQSQFISGFVNKVTFETEQYDLNNEYTGGATSTFQPNEDGVYALISTIGFVSGQNSQNITGLYFVLNGNTTDPLAFDQDFMGANTSFVNVITVSTMVRLAAGDTIEVYADTSDPDGGTLSDSSFFAHFEGTRLPSPDPNTLMFSGVSSQIPTFTLPQNIPLGAIK; encoded by the coding sequence TTGTCAAAGGAAAAAAAATTGAATTCCTCTGAAATTTTACGTGCTGCTGCACTAGATCCAAATTTAATTGGTCCTACATTACCACCGATTCCACCATTTACACTACCAACAAGTCCAATAGGCCCCACCGGTAGCACTGGACCTACTGGCAACACTGGACCTACTGGACCAACAGGATCAACAGGACCTACTGGACCAACAGGGCCTACTGGACCTACTGGACCTACTGGACCTACAGGGCCTACTGGACCTACTGGACCTACTGGACCTACTGGACCTACTGGACCAACACCATTTTCAGCATTCAGAGCTATTAAAAATCAGTCTCAATTTATTAGCGGTTTTGTTAATAAAGTTACATTTGAAACAGAACAATATGATTTAAACAATGAATACACTGGAGGTGCAACATCAACATTTCAACCAAACGAAGATGGAGTTTATGCACTTATTTCAACTATAGGTTTCGTATCAGGACAAAACTCACAAAATATAACCGGATTATATTTTGTTCTTAATGGTAATACGACTGATCCTCTAGCTTTTGATCAAGATTTTATGGGTGCAAATACTTCATTTGTTAATGTTATAACTGTTTCTACTATGGTAAGATTAGCAGCTGGAGATACAATAGAAGTTTACGCTGATACTAGTGATCCAGATGGTGGTACACTCTCAGATAGCTCTTTTTTTGCACATTTTGAAGGCACAAGATTACCATCCCCAGATCCTAATACGTTAATGTTCTCTGGAGTTTCTTCTCAAATCCCAACATTTACTCTACCTCAAAATATACCATTAGGTGCAATTAAATAA
- a CDS encoding C1q-like domain-containing protein: protein MSYYYCKYCDDYKKKEHKCSKNHDKYCDKKNQINVKVDCCCGNKNDPSVRASGFNATSNEDQRISASTLVDVLYQMEQFDYDNEYNPATSTFTAKTAGLYIFNPSIVFNPDNEDVPLSIALALFINNELFTRGIDTEYHARSPQFIGFVVKDTVIVQLNAGDQVKVRVFSPQSGVIAESTSTSFSAGRFPSPA, encoded by the coding sequence ATGTCCTATTATTATTGTAAATATTGTGATGATTATAAGAAAAAAGAACATAAATGTTCTAAAAATCATGATAAATATTGTGATAAAAAAAACCAAATCAATGTGAAAGTTGATTGTTGTTGTGGAAATAAAAATGATCCATCTGTAAGAGCTTCAGGGTTCAACGCTACATCAAATGAGGATCAAAGAATTAGTGCAAGTACTTTGGTAGATGTTTTATATCAAATGGAACAATTTGACTATGATAACGAATATAATCCTGCAACATCTACATTCACTGCTAAAACAGCAGGTTTATATATTTTTAATCCAAGCATAGTTTTTAACCCTGACAATGAAGATGTTCCATTATCTATAGCTTTAGCTTTATTTATAAATAATGAATTATTTACAAGAGGGATAGATACAGAATATCATGCCAGATCACCTCAGTTTATAGGTTTTGTAGTGAAAGATACTGTTATCGTGCAATTAAATGCTGGAGATCAAGTGAAGGTTAGGGTATTCAGTCCTCAATCAGGAGTGATAGCAGAGAGTACTAGTACGTCTTTTTCAGCTGGTAGATTTCCTTCTCCGGCATAA
- a CDS encoding GNAT family N-acetyltransferase: protein MGNIEKFASFLVEEPKREQLFPLFEEVFGIARQTLQDFVEKGYWDHTYKAFSYLQDENVIANVSKFHLPLIINGEKVHAAGIQSVMTHPNYRRQGLMKQLFSKMLEEIDEEYECTMLFTEKPELYEVFGFEILKEYLMTLSYDQKIHEDSSIRKLDFYNKEDIQLIKEILENSQRLSNMFSTINYQSSFYLNMYDQEWNEKLYYSEKLDAIIVFELNDQKLKLFGVFAPVIPVLDEVCAEISEEFTEIEFYFCPDQLGIEDVQYKEYQSNKYLMVRSNHILNLKKCKFPMLTEF from the coding sequence ATGGGGAATATTGAAAAATTTGCAAGCTTTCTTGTGGAAGAACCGAAAAGAGAACAGCTATTTCCGCTATTTGAAGAAGTGTTTGGTATTGCAAGGCAAACACTACAAGATTTTGTAGAAAAAGGATATTGGGATCATACATATAAAGCATTTTCCTATTTACAAGATGAGAATGTGATAGCAAATGTTTCTAAGTTTCACCTTCCGCTCATTATAAATGGCGAGAAGGTACATGCAGCGGGTATTCAATCCGTAATGACACATCCGAATTATCGCAGACAAGGGTTGATGAAACAGTTATTTAGTAAGATGTTAGAAGAGATTGACGAAGAGTATGAATGTACGATGTTGTTCACAGAAAAGCCAGAACTCTATGAAGTATTTGGGTTTGAAATTTTGAAAGAATATCTGATGACATTATCGTATGATCAAAAAATTCATGAAGATTCTTCGATTCGGAAGTTAGATTTTTATAACAAAGAAGATATTCAATTAATAAAGGAAATACTCGAAAACAGTCAAAGGCTTTCCAATATGTTTTCAACAATAAACTATCAATCTTCTTTTTATCTTAACATGTACGATCAAGAATGGAATGAAAAATTATACTATTCAGAGAAACTAGATGCGATTATTGTATTTGAATTGAATGATCAAAAATTAAAATTATTCGGAGTATTCGCGCCGGTTATTCCAGTATTAGATGAAGTGTGTGCCGAAATTTCTGAAGAGTTTACAGAGATTGAATTTTATTTTTGTCCAGATCAATTAGGAATTGAAGATGTACAATATAAAGAGTATCAGTCTAATAAATATTTAATGGTTCGAAGTAATCATATTTTGAATTTGAAAAAATGTAAGTTTCCAATGTTAACTGAGTTTTAA
- the terL gene encoding phage terminase large subunit produces the protein MKASLKNLPTVDEIQREIARRDYYEYVCYVHEGRYKKAPHSEFVGRVIPEAIDKKKQMNAGEIPTTNQYIAINMPPRHSKSMTITETLPSYYLGNFPEDRVIEISYSDTFARRFGKKNKEKVKMYGTDLFDIHISKESSAHDEWLLDNEIGGMISRGVLSGITGMGTDLMIIDDPIKNREEADSETHRGKIWDEWIDSFSTRLHPGAIVILILTRWHEDDLQGRLLSEEYGKPLPWQVYNLPLEAEEDYVIGREVGEPLWPERYGLEFIQERKRYPSSFNSLYQGRPTAAEGNLLKRAWWQYYDTLPKMVHIIMSIDATFKDEADSDFVCIQVWGKNGADMYLIDNLKARMNFPTTLQAIRNMVRKHPKAHAKLVEDKANGPAIISMLKNEIGGIIAVNPQGGKIARVNAVSPYIESGNVYLPRYAPWVHDFVEECASFPQGKNDDQVDTMSQALNRFIYYHANEKFIPKEPVTLEEKVHRHIIRLTRGRRKGGQLQ, from the coding sequence TTGAAAGCCTCCTTAAAAAATCTACCGACAGTTGATGAGATACAAAGGGAAATAGCTCGTCGTGATTACTACGAGTATGTGTGTTATGTACATGAAGGTAGGTATAAGAAAGCACCACATAGTGAATTCGTTGGGCGTGTTATTCCAGAAGCTATTGATAAGAAGAAACAAATGAATGCAGGTGAGATACCAACCACGAACCAATACATTGCTATCAATATGCCACCACGTCATAGTAAGTCCATGACCATTACAGAGACCTTACCATCTTATTATTTGGGTAACTTTCCAGAGGATAGAGTGATTGAGATAAGTTATAGTGATACATTCGCTCGTCGTTTTGGTAAGAAGAATAAAGAGAAGGTCAAAATGTATGGTACTGATTTATTCGATATTCATATATCAAAAGAAAGCTCTGCACATGATGAATGGTTACTTGATAATGAAATAGGTGGAATGATCTCACGTGGTGTGTTATCAGGTATCACTGGTATGGGTACGGACTTAATGATTATCGATGACCCGATTAAGAACCGTGAGGAAGCGGATAGTGAGACACATCGCGGTAAGATATGGGATGAATGGATAGACTCCTTCTCTACTCGCTTACATCCTGGTGCAATCGTCATTTTGATTCTAACAAGATGGCATGAAGACGATTTACAAGGTAGGTTATTAAGTGAAGAATACGGTAAGCCTTTGCCGTGGCAAGTATATAATCTTCCACTTGAAGCAGAGGAAGATTATGTAATAGGACGAGAAGTAGGTGAACCATTGTGGCCCGAACGATATGGACTCGAGTTTATTCAAGAACGGAAACGATATCCAAGTAGCTTTAACTCTTTGTATCAAGGTAGACCAACCGCAGCCGAAGGGAATCTATTAAAACGTGCATGGTGGCAGTATTACGATACATTACCAAAGATGGTGCATATCATTATGAGTATTGATGCAACGTTTAAAGATGAAGCAGACAGTGACTTTGTTTGTATCCAAGTATGGGGCAAGAACGGTGCGGATATGTATTTAATCGATAACCTCAAGGCGCGTATGAACTTCCCAACTACACTACAAGCTATACGCAATATGGTAAGGAAACATCCGAAAGCGCACGCTAAATTAGTAGAGGATAAAGCGAATGGTCCAGCAATTATTTCAATGTTAAAGAATGAAATAGGTGGTATCATCGCAGTAAATCCGCAGGGCGGAAAAATAGCTCGTGTAAATGCGGTCTCACCATACATTGAATCGGGGAATGTGTATTTACCAAGGTATGCACCTTGGGTACATGACTTTGTGGAAGAGTGTGCATCATTCCCACAAGGCAAGAATGATGACCAAGTAGATACAATGTCACAAGCATTGAATCGATTTATCTATTATCATGCGAATGAAAAGTTCATTCCAAAAGAACCAGTGACATTAGAAGAGAAAGTACATCGACACATCATCAGGCTTACAAGAGGTCGAAGGAAAGGAGGGCAACTACAATGA
- a CDS encoding DUF1349 domain-containing protein produces MRKSYIPNHIDQLTVMNEPKYHKLDENTLIVHSKEETDFWLKTHYGFEVMNGHVFYIEVATDFQAEVSLCMKPKAIYDQAGLFVMLSEECWLKTSLEFIPEGSSHLGAVVTNNGYSDWSTQDFPNELVEQQLYFRIVRKKGDYTIYVKTNQKTDSWEQIRIAHLMKDTDDKPVKIGFYTCSPSKKNGFETEFSNFTIEQI; encoded by the coding sequence ATGAGAAAATCATACATACCAAATCATATAGATCAATTGACAGTTATGAATGAACCTAAATATCACAAGCTAGACGAAAATACACTTATTGTTCATTCAAAAGAGGAAACTGATTTTTGGCTAAAAACACATTATGGTTTTGAAGTAATGAATGGCCATGTTTTTTATATAGAAGTTGCAACAGACTTTCAGGCTGAGGTTTCATTATGTATGAAGCCAAAAGCAATATATGATCAAGCAGGACTATTTGTTATGTTATCTGAGGAATGTTGGTTAAAAACATCTCTTGAATTTATTCCTGAGGGGTCATCACATTTAGGGGCTGTTGTAACGAATAATGGATATTCAGATTGGTCGACACAAGATTTTCCGAATGAACTTGTTGAACAACAACTGTATTTCCGCATTGTTCGAAAAAAGGGCGATTATACAATTTATGTGAAGACGAATCAAAAGACCGATAGTTGGGAACAAATTCGAATTGCTCATTTAATGAAAGATACCGATGATAAACCTGTGAAAATTGGATTTTATACTTGCAGTCCGTCTAAAAAGAATGGTTTTGAAACCGAGTTTTCAAACTTTACAATTGAACAAATCTAA
- a CDS encoding exosporium leader peptide-containing protein, translated as MSKEDELNSYEILRSAALNPSSIGPTLTPISPFTLPTGPTGNTGPTGNTGPTGNTGPAGNTGPTGNTGPTGNTGPTGNTGPAGNTGIFSPAYGNFWRIGGQITINFGDPYPFTNDSPAIAGGITRTGNTINIPQAGDYYISYVLTVLIPEKRNVPSVGVFLGPPFNEIPNLQTRFALVANSGPIDLHLDTLQLSGEAILRIPANSQLQLRNTSPSFDPTTLNDSNINSLALNIVKLSL; from the coding sequence ATGTCTAAAGAAGATGAATTGAATTCATATGAAATTTTACGTAGTGCTGCATTAAACCCAAGTTCGATTGGTCCTACATTAACACCCATTTCACCATTCACATTACCAACTGGACCTACTGGTAACACCGGACCTACTGGCAACACCGGACCTACCGGAAACACTGGACCTGCTGGTAACACCGGGCCTACCGGAAACACTGGACCTACTGGTAACACCGGGCCTACCGGAAACACTGGACCTGCTGGTAACACCGGAATATTCTCTCCTGCTTATGGTAATTTTTGGAGAATCGGAGGGCAAATTACCATAAATTTTGGAGACCCCTATCCATTTACAAATGACAGCCCTGCCATAGCTGGAGGTATTACTAGGACTGGCAATACTATTAATATCCCTCAAGCTGGGGATTATTATATTTCTTATGTTTTAACAGTACTAATACCAGAGAAACGCAATGTCCCGTCCGTTGGAGTGTTCTTAGGTCCTCCATTTAACGAAATCCCTAATTTGCAAACTCGTTTTGCACTTGTAGCTAATTCAGGACCTATAGACTTACATTTAGACACTCTGCAACTAAGTGGCGAAGCTATTTTAAGGATTCCAGCCAATTCACAACTTCAGCTTAGGAACACTAGTCCATCTTTTGATCCTACTACTCTTAATGATAGCAATATAAATAGCCTCGCACTTAACATCGTCAAATTAAGCCTATAA
- a CDS encoding C1q-like domain-containing protein produces the protein MNRKKYSDNYDCYYYEDDYKKDKSSCHSSDKTIVNVYCNCKSERERQSAFKATQNTFQPLIANEPTRILFPAEIFDINNEYDPSTSIFVPRQNGIYTFDTSIAFSPTSASSYSIILDIRVNGSSVSGNEQSGLSNQGLIVKTSTIVQLQAGDRVDVFAEVGSTNGTIIGSPRLTYFEGARIS, from the coding sequence ATGAATAGAAAAAAATACTCTGATAATTACGATTGCTATTATTATGAAGATGATTACAAAAAGGACAAATCTTCTTGCCATAGTTCAGATAAAACAATCGTTAATGTATATTGTAATTGTAAAAGCGAGCGTGAAAGACAATCAGCTTTTAAGGCTACACAAAATACCTTTCAACCACTTATTGCTAATGAACCTACTAGAATTTTATTTCCGGCGGAGATATTTGACATCAATAATGAGTATGATCCCTCTACATCGATATTTGTCCCTCGTCAAAATGGTATATATACTTTTGATACAAGCATTGCCTTTTCCCCTACCTCAGCATCATCTTACTCAATAATTCTAGACATACGAGTAAACGGAAGCAGTGTTTCTGGAAACGAGCAAAGTGGCTTGTCTAATCAAGGACTTATTGTAAAAACATCTACTATCGTACAATTACAGGCTGGTGACAGAGTTGACGTATTTGCTGAAGTTGGGTCAACAAACGGAACTATTATAGGATCTCCCCGTCTAACATATTTTGAAGGCGCTCGAATAAGTTAA